A genomic window from Methanobacterium sp. BRmetb2 includes:
- a CDS encoding MFS transporter, giving the protein MGYLICNKCKSYYKLRSGESAKNFVDQCDCGGKLRYVKNLDIVDPQWRPVQLKKKPTKKEILKNKIHSLSSIPLNLKNSLIQFKNNLQCRLQNRQNWNHNPNYASQTGNINSIINEINFNNIRWTVVISAALAITAIDAFTQGIFTLLILVILVAVGYLFNDRIIGIKNALITGAISFFFGSLFTSSFLLLIPLTIVGAINGAVCGWIGGYLKTRL; this is encoded by the coding sequence ATGGGTTATTTAATCTGCAATAAATGTAAAAGCTACTATAAACTACGATCAGGCGAATCTGCAAAGAATTTTGTTGATCAATGTGACTGCGGCGGCAAATTAAGATATGTTAAAAATTTGGATATTGTTGATCCTCAATGGAGGCCAGTACAATTAAAGAAAAAACCCACAAAGAAGGAAATCCTAAAAAACAAGATTCATTCACTTTCTTCAATACCCTTAAATCTTAAAAATAGTTTAATTCAATTTAAAAATAATCTCCAGTGCCGCCTCCAAAACCGCCAAAACTGGAATCATAACCCTAATTATGCTTCACAAACAGGCAATATAAATTCCATAATAAATGAGATTAACTTCAACAATATCCGATGGACGGTGGTAATATCTGCAGCATTAGCCATAACTGCGATAGATGCCTTTACACAGGGTATTTTCACCCTTTTAATCCTGGTAATTTTAGTGGCGGTGGGTTACCTCTTCAATGACCGAATTATTGGAATTAAAAATGCCCTAATTACTGGTGCTATTTCCTTCTTTTTTGGAAGCCTTTTCACAAGTTCGTTTCTTTTGTTAATACCTTTAACTATAGTGGGAGCTATTAATGGAGCTGTCTGTGGATGGATCGGAGGATACCTTAAAACAAGGCTATAA